TCGCCCAGAGCGAGCTTTTCCTTCTATCAAGGTAACTTTTTTAAGTGACAGCGAGCACAACTTGTACCGAGCGCGGGGCAGGTTTGTCCTTTGTCCAATCATCTCCGAGAtttgagggtgggggaggggaaacttccctagaccttccctgaccaGGAAGAGGGTGGGTTTAGGCTGAGCAGGGGCCGCCTCAGCCCGTCGTGAAGCCGCAGGATGCTTGGCACTCCAGGAAGCCAATAGGAGTGAAGAGGCCCGTTTGAATTGGTCAATGccgccggggcgggggcggggtttGTGAGCCCTATAAAGGCTGCGGTCCGGCTGGCAAACAGCGGTGGAAGCTTTTGCAGCGGTCGCCGGTTCTGGGCTGCGGTGGTACTCTACGCTCCTCAGAGCTGACCCTTTCAGCGCTCCGCTCCCGCGCCAGCCTACCTCGCTCCTCGGCGCcatgaccaccaccaccaccttcaaGGGCGTCGACCCCAACAGCAGGAATAGCTCCCGGTGAGGCTCGGGGGCTCGGGGGCTCGGGGGCTGGAGGGCCGCTGCCCAGGGGGCCAGGCGGGTCTGGCGGCAGGTCGATGGCGGTAACGTGCCCGGGGCGCTGCTGTCGCGCTCGGCCGAGCGGTGGGGCTCTGCCACCGGCTCCGCCTTTGTGCCGCCGGCGAACCTGACGCGCCGGCCCCGCCCGATTCCTGCTCCTCTTCCATTCATTCCTTCCCCGGAgctaggggctggggagggccgTGGCCGCTCGCGCTCGCAGCGCGGCGGGTTTTCGTTAGTCGGGACGTGCCGAGAGGGTTTGCTTTCTCCCTTTTGCGGCGTGGCTGGCTCGGCCCCAGGGCGGTGGTCTTGGGCCCCGGGTGCCCGGGCAGCCCGCGGGGCACCTTGATCCGGCCCTATTGTCCCACCCCTGCCCACGCGCTCGTGCCTCTGGCCCGGGGCAGGTGGTGGCCCCGCGCCCGGCGTGGCGGTCAGATCCTGCAGCCGCAGCGATCGGCCCGGCGGGCTCCTACCCACTCGGGTCCGCCCGTCAGGTGGCATTTGTGTTCGGGCGGGGCTGGTCGTCGCGACCCTCACCCCCGTTCAGGACCCAGCCGTCAGCCCTCCGCGAAGTGCCTCCCCTCTGCTAACAAAGGAAAGACCCCTGCTCCTTCCCCTCCCGCGCCCACCTCCGAACGGGGGCGGGGAGCGAGTCGTTCTGAGTGGGTTTTCTGCGCTCAGACCTTCGGACCTCGGTGTTTGGAACCCACCTCTTTCGCTTCCCCCTTTGACGTATGCAAAATGAGTTCACCTCTGGCCGCGATTCCCCTGCCGGAGGAGGTTTCCTGTTCTTGGGCGGGGCCGGAGACATCCATTGTCTCTTCCGTACTATCTCCACCTGCGTAGCCGGGGCCTTTCTGGCCACTCATGCCACTGTATTTGGGGAAGGGGGCCCTGGGCACGGTGTTTGGACTGGGAGGGTCCCTTTTCCAAGCCCTTGCCTAACTTGGTGGAAGGGTTTGGATGCGGTGGTAGATGTCTACATTGTCTCGGCTAAGTGCATGCACGCTGTTCTTTAAGGTGGGATACAGGCATCTCAGGGATCCTGCTCAAGGCGTGGAGGAAGCTTAGATTCCACTTTTTCTGAGCATCTCTTCTTCATTGATCATGACCTGAAGTCATGTGTGGCCAGCCTTGGGGTCCTGGGCAAGTGGCACAAAGGGAGCCATTTTGTGGGGCTAAGAAGACAGCCGTGAAATAGCAGTGTCTCACAAGGGTTGGAGTCCTTGGGGACAAAAAGCAGGCCTCAGCAGTGAGTCTTAGGAGGGAGTGTTGGAAATGACATTCCTTTTCAACTCATTCCTTTCCCTTTCAATATGTAGAAAAGAAtgggaaagatttaaaaaactaaattagtGTGTTACTGGGAGGAAGGGGAACTTGAGTAGGATAGACCTACGAAAACACTGGTCACTCCCTCTTCTGTTGTCATCCTTCCAgtgagatcatttttttttcagaggacACTGGAACAAATTGAACCTCGGTTTTTCATTTTGTGCTATGAGGCCAACTTTATGCTGGTCATACTGTAGTGATTGGAATGTGAAAATTtacacattatattaaaaaatctgaGGTTTTATCCTTTGGGGTTGAGTGCAGTTTAGTGCTTCATAAAGAATTTAAGTAACCAGGTCAAATGAATCCTCACACTAGCTTTTTGATGTGTATCTTTGAAATGTGAGACATAAATGACTTTTGGGTctgcaaaataaatgttttaattcgCCTGTTGTCATCAGTTTCCCTCCAGTATTGTAATCTCAAGACTGTAGCATTGTCCTTTTATTTACTTCCTACCTTTCCTTCTTGTAGGATCTTACCTAATTCTCTTAAACTTCTTTTCTCCAGTAACATTTTCCTGGCTCCATAAACACATTATAAATTTAGTTCGATAGGGAGGGAATGACCTGCAAAGATCATAGAGGAACTCTGGGActtaaagagagaagaaagaaaaagtaattttttgaaaattgctATCCAcagtacatggacacatttttgTTGAGCCTCGGATGTGTAATCCTGACCTAGTCATATGCGTAGTTCAGAAAAAACAGCaggatcttaaaaaataaaattgaaataatttcagtCTTATGATCCAAATCCTTTGTTTGGGGATGTATTGCTGTTACAAATGGGCTCTCCAACACTGACGTCATCGGAGTAGGTAGTACCTGCTATTGCAAGAGGAACACAGACCTTTAAAAAGTTGGTCCGGTCAGagctttgaatttctttttaagctGGTGATTGGGttctagtgtctttttttttttaaagccaaaaaaaaatttcctggCCCATTAGGGTTCTGAAGATTTTCATCTTGCTGAAATAATTCATGAGAATTTAATTATGATAGTAAGGAAAAAATCAGTCTAATCTCTAGGGAATGAAGGGGATGCCAGTGAAGcaagttaattttgttttttgttttgggatcttagttccccaaactgTGCCTCATCCtgtggaagcgtggagccctaaccactggaccacaaggttATTCCCTGAAGCAGGTTAATTTTGATTATAGTATTTCAGGTGTCTGTTGATTTGAGGCACAAATGATAAAAACCTAGTCACTTCCAACTTTAACATAAGAGAATGACTATTAAGAATTTATAACATacctttaattattatttaaacaaTATAATTAGCAAACCTAAAATTATCTTTATAAGAGGTATGCCTGAACACATTTATCTTAATTCATATAATGAATTTAATCTAAGTGGATATTTAATATTTGAGACTTAGAAACAGTGGGGTTTTTAATGTTTTACATGTTATAAAAGCGGGTCTTCCCTGCCCCCATGgggaaaataatgacattttagtTTAGTATAAATTGAGTACTGAATTTTATTATGGACACAGACACGAATATTAGATTTAGGGGAGGATGCTAGAGGACGTATATAAGAAATAGCTTCAGTCTAAGGctagaaaacaagaaaagcaaTCAAAGCACCAACCACATAGGTAGGtagtttaaagagaaaaatgtcatTAGAGTGGTTCCCCTATTTCAGCACTTTGAGCATGTCTTATGTGCCTGTCAGGGAGAGAGGATTTGGGATTTGGCCCCATCTCTGTTACTTAACTAATGCTGGGCAATTTATTTAGAACTTCTCAGGGCCTGACTTCATTCTCTTAAAAAATTAGGCTATTTGCTGAACTAGATAGAGGAGGGCCAAGCCCAGCTGGCACCTGATTTTTACATTGATAAATGGTTGAAAAAGGCAAGAAGAAGAATCTTTCATGACTTGTGAAAAGGACATGAaaatcaaatttcagtgtccagaaataaagttttattggaacatagctgcactcattcatttttctgttgtctATGGCTGCCTTTGTGCTATGTGATGGAGCTAAACAGTTGCAAAAGACCAAATGAACcacaagccaaaaatatttactatttggccctttacagaaagagcTGGTGACCAGAAGGAGGGTGTCTTAACATGCTTTCCTCTCAGTGTTCTACTTGTCATTCTTCAAGGTCATGGAGGGCTTCATAGGTGGAGGTTTAAGAAATGGGCTGGATTTTGAAATAGCCAAGGAAAGGGTGGAGAGTGCTCTGGGCAGGAGGAAATATGGGAGTAAATACTCCAAGGTGGAGATAAGCCAGAACAGTTCACAGAACAGTGAAGAAAGTGGCCTGACTGGGTTGGAGAAGATGGTAAGAACTAGATATGGTTGAGAGGCGAAGTTTATCTCGATTTCCTTGTGTTCTGCTTAGGTGTAACCAAGCCTACGTCTGCAAGTATTCTTGTACATATGTCTAATTATCTACTTAGGATAACTTCTGGAAGTAGAAACGCTGGTTCATATAAGATGCAAACTTAAACATTTGATACGTTTTATCAGAATGTTCTTTAGAAAGTTTGTGCGAATTTATATTCTCACACTTTAATTCATGCTGGAAATtggcatttttttcatctttaccaGCCTaataagcaaaaaatatatccttttgttttaaatttcatttatttgcttgtGAATTTGAATTTTCAATGTTTAGACGTGatccatattttttaattgtctgtttaccttttgtccatttttctctcgatttttaaaattatttttaaaagcatttatattACCCTTTGTCAAATGTGTATTTTTGCCAAGTTTAATCTGTCAATTTTTCATGGTTTCTGGCTTTCATCTTGTGCTTAGAAGGaaagccctttttttttaagactaggACCATATTCGTACATGTTTTCTTCCAATATTTTTGTCTTACGctttaaattgaaatatttgacctagctggaatttattttggtaaatGAAGTGcgttaagaatatatattttgtttctttaatcaaAATGACTAGCCAGTTAACCCAATGCAGTTCTCCCTACCAAACTAAATAAAATACTGCAGTGGTGGTCTTTTTTTATTTCCCCCTGcaccgtgtggcttgcaggatcttagttccccgatcagggattgaacccatgtcccctgcagtggaagtgcggttCCCCAGTGGTGGTCTTTTTGAGAGAGAACTCTGTCTTGACAGAGTCCTGAGGAGAAACTGACAAACCCCTATTGTAGTAGAAGTTGATAACAGAAATCTCAGTAATTGATAAACCATATTTAATCATCAGTAGATGTGAACAACTCAGTTAACAGGCTTTATCTGGTAGACACAAAGAATATTGGcagatacacattcttttcaagcacatatAGAAGATTTACAAAATTGACCACGTATCAAGCCATAAAGCACATCTTATCAAATTTCAGAGGAACATGTCACACAGACTTTGTTATCTGTGTTGTAATGAAAAGCTGGCAATCAGTGAACTAGAAAGACCTTATGCTTGAAAACTTGCAGAGCTGAGTTTACAAATGACAATCGTATTTATTTGGAAACTTGAATGAAATGGACACCTTCCTAGAAAAATGTTTCTTACTCAAAATGATTTAATAGAAAAACAGACCACTCTGCTCACCAATAAAGGAAGTGAATCTGTAGTTAGAAAATCTTTCCATGAAACCATCTCCATTTTCTATGTTTCGAGTGGTGACAGCACAAATTCAATTGAGTTTTTCCACAGAGGGGACAAACTGATCAACCTGTGTCAAGAAGATTTGGAAATGTGAATGTGCTGTATTTCCTTGTCAAACAAAACAGCTGTAGATGGTATCTAAAGGTGCATGGATCTACAGCATGCCATGGAGTCCTAAATTCCTCATTGACTTTCTCCTTGTGGCTGATCACTCATGATGATTAGTGAGAATAGTGAGGTACAAGTGTATAAACAGGGCTTGTGAGTCATGCTAAGATGGGAGAGACTATTACCAGCTTTCCTTGGGCTTCTAAATTGGTCTattcttccattttaaaattttcgttgaaaataaaaatggaactttttttttttttttttttttttttggctatgctatggggcatatgggatcttagttccctgaccagggattgaacccgagtcccctgcattggaaggtgggttctttaccactggaccaccggggaagtcccccgaacaggttttcttaaaataaataataagatgtGCTTCTAAACTTCTTTGCACATGTGTCCAGCTGAGCCCAATAGACAACATCCATTAGGTTTCTGCCTTTTCTGAAAATGGGATGCCGACCAGCCTGCCGTGGGTGCTTTCAGGCCGTGTCAGCTGCCTTGTGTGTGATGCACAAGCTTGCCACAGATACTACAGAGTGGGATTTCATACCTTAACATCCAGCACTGAATTTATACCACGATGAAATCAATTCCTAATTTTCCCATTAGCAgctctcttttgtgtgtgtgtggtggggggagtAGGTGGAATGAGTGGTTGAGAGAAATGAAAGGTGTTTGAAAAGAAGTGTGCCAAGAAATGTTTTGATCTGATCTGAAATCATTGTTTTGCCGTCATTCCTAGGGTTTTGCGGCCTCCAGGTGGTGGATCCAATTTTTCATTAGGTTTTGATGAACCAACAGAACAACCTGTGAGGCGGAACAAAATGGCCTCTAGCATCTTTGGGACACCCGAGGAAAATCCCCCTTCCTGGGCCAAGTCGGCAGGTACTGCTAGTATCCACGATCCCTGGTCAAAGGGACGGACCCAGCAGAACCACCACAGCTGGTTTTGTGCTGATGAATAAAATCTAGCTTAATCATGAGAGACAACAATTAAAGCTTGTCATGGGAGGAGAGACAGGGACTAAGAAATGGGAAATGCTGGGAGTCTGTGTAACGGATCAGAATAAGGACAACCGTCAGGCTGGGTTATTTAGCCCCTCTGTAGCACTGTTAAGCTGTCACCCCCTAACGCTGTTAGCTCGTGTTGTCGTATGAGACTAACTAATTAAATAGTGTTTTGCTTTAGGTCTTTCCATTGTATTCCTTGAGAAAGTATATTTTGATTCAGGTGCCAAGTCTTGCGGTGACCGGGAAGATTCTGAGTCATCTGGACCCCAGAGAAGTAACTCTTCTGAAGCAAGCCCTGGAGACTTCTTAGATCTGAAGGTCAGTGTGACAATATGGGGGGAAAGACAGGCTTTGAGGTTTATACAGTTTAGAAGTTAATTCCACCTGCCCTGCACCACCCCCCATTGTACTGAGACCTGCCACTGGAGTTTTACATAGAGGTAGTTAGGAAAGGGACTAACCATACTGGTGATGGAAGATTGACAGTCAGTCAGAAAGGTGAGTTAATGGGAATCTTGGTCTGTTTGTATGTCTCTGCTACCATTAGGATTAGTCTCTGTCCTTCAGTATTGATTTTTGAAACTGGATCACTCGTACTCCCTGTGTATCTCACACATAGTAGCATATCTGAGCTCAAGGACTGTTTTAGTTGCTGGCAAATGTTGCCCAGTTGTTTtgagctgaactccaggaggctGTATACCATGGTGTTACCATTCTTTGTCTGCAGGTGATCACGGCCTGTGAGCCCCAGGTGTGTGTTTGGAAAGCCTGATAGGATGTCCCCCTGAGTAGGGACCTCAGAGCACATGGAGGCATCAGCCATCTGGGTGTGGGGAGACCTGTAGAAAGGCTTTGGAATTGATGGAGGCCCTTCAACAGCTAGATTAGGAGAAAGGAGCGGGGGAGTGGAAGGACAGGTTTACCAATTGCCTGTTCTGATAAAAGATCCTCTGAAATGCTAATTGATATTAGGTCATCAGCGTAAATGTTAaggttttttggtgttttgggCATGTTACTGGCACTGGGACAATTTGTCCAGCAGCATTTCTGTGTAGCATTGTCCCAGGTTGAATAAAGGTTGTGTATTGTAATGGCAGCGTGACCCTGACCTTGACTACATCAAAACAAAACTTCACATTTGGCTTCAAATAGACAGTAGCTTCTCTGAACtctgttttctttgtgtgtggcaaaattaaaatctgaagtaaattgttaatttttttcttttccaggtcCAGGGAGAAGGTGATGTTCATGGTGAGTACTTCTGACAAAGTATCACAATTTCTGGTTCTGTAAATGTTAGAATAGACTGGAATTTGTATTCAAGTCATGTCTTGGGGAAGGAGACTGGGGAGTGAACCTGGCTTTACCCCGGAGaggaaagcaaaatgaaactGGAAAGCTAGCAAGCGTGGCCACATTTGGTATCGGCCAGCAGTGAGAGCAATGCTAGAAACTTACTAGAAAGGAAAACCACTGGAGAATCCTTTAAGAACAGACGGGCGTTAATCAGGTTGGTATTTGTTACACTCAATGAGAGCTTTTTAGTAAAAGTTTCTAGCATTTCAAGTCAGCCCTCagcattcaatttaaaaaatttgattttATACTGAGGTGCTATAACCCTGTGATCTCGTGAATGATGACTTAGCGGGCCGGTGAAGTTTTTATTTAGCACCCATATCACCAATTACATGTGGAAATGAGCTGtaatcatttaattatttaaaacctTTGAAGTACTTATTGGCACTTCTTCAACAAGTGCCAGAGAACTGCCGGTGCGTGTGATGAGAGGTTTACGCATGTCGGCCAGTAACGGTCAGGTTAAAGTTGACTCAGTGACATGCAGCCGTCACAGGGCGCTCTGATCTAGGAGGATGAAGCCGCTTCCTCAAGGCCTTTTTCTGCCATTACGTTTTGCGAGTCAATCTTCCAGGGAaacagaaatgtttaacaagaatCACATTCCCCTTCTGTCCTCTCATTGTTTCTTGTTGGGCATGACGGGAGGAGAATCTTCTGAACCATTGTGAGCATTACCTGGGTTTTCCCTCCACGGACAGATTAGGTTCTCACTGGACTGAACGTGTATTAGTTATTGTTCCTGTCCAACTTGTTCCATTTAAAAAGATTGTTCTAGAGGTAAAGAAAATCTAGGCTTTTtgattctgctgcttttcatattctGAAGTACTTCCAATGTCAGACCTTCTTTAGCAAGAATCAGCTAATCTTTCCATAATTTTGGCCAATGGATATAACTAGAAATTTGGGGAGCCCAGAGAAGTGAGAGCCCTGAAGTTAGGAAAAGATAAGTCATTTGCTAATAattctctccctcacccccagctcAGTGTTATAGATCCTTGAGGTGAATAGCACATGCAGTTGTATAGTGTaagtccttccttttttttttaaaatgatcatcAGTTTTGCCACCTGATTATTCTGTGTTCCTGACTGCTTCTACTTTCAGTTCATTTGTCATAAAATGACAAGGGCATAATCATTCAGTACAGGTCTGGTGAGTAAAGGTTGACCCCAGTTCTGTTGGCAATTTCACTGCAAAGCCAAGCTGTTCTGCTCAGTTGAAATAAAACATACTTTGTTTGGATACATTGCCATCATCTTTTGGGTAATTAAATACAGGAATGGCTACAGGGAGGACTTTGGAAATCttgaagaaagagggaaaaggtccaggaagtttatttatttatttttaaaagtttattcatttatttatttttggctgtgttgggtcttcgttgctgcgcgtgggctttctctagttgcggtgcgcgggcttctcattgcggtagcttctcttgttgcagagcacaggctctaggtgcgcaggcttcagtagttgtggcacacgggcttagttgctccatagcatgtgggatcttcctggaccagggttcgaacctgtgtcccctgcattaggcagatggattcttaaccactgcgccattgGGGAAGTCCGTAGcgttttttcttttgcagtcaCTCTTGACTTTGAATCAATGGAATCTACCTGTTTAAGGATATATGCTTGTTGGGAATTTCACAAATCAGTCAGGGAATCAATCAAGCAATATCTAGGATATTGGATCATAATACACTAATTCTTAAGACTTTAATGTGGAAAGTGCCGGGTTAACATGATGGGAGTGACTGGGTTAATATATTACAAATCAGTAGCGGGGAGGTAGATTCTTTAATAAATGC
Above is a genomic segment from Mesoplodon densirostris isolate mMesDen1 chromosome 18, mMesDen1 primary haplotype, whole genome shotgun sequence containing:
- the JPT1 gene encoding jupiter microtubule associated homolog 1; translated protein: MTTTTTFKGVDPNSRNSSRVLRPPGGGSNFSLGFDEPTEQPVRRNKMASSIFGTPEENPPSWAKSAGAKSCGDREDSESSGPQRSNSSEASPGDFLDLKVQGEGDVHENVDTDVQASLGQSEEKPVPAAPVPSPVAPAPVPSRRNPPGGKSSLVLG